Proteins encoded by one window of Aquipuribacter hungaricus:
- the mce gene encoding methylmalonyl-CoA epimerase, with amino-acid sequence ARPPAGAAAPADAAPEATPAAAPDLTADPTADLVAGDPAGPLAGMPGLLGVDHVGVAVPDLEAAVEWHTRVLGLVVVHRETNDEQQVEEAMLAAPGSPPGAAQVQLLAPTDPGSTLARFLTRSGPGLQQLAYRVQDVVAAAAHLRAHGVRVLSEEPRRGTAGSLVVFAHPKDCGGVLVELVQPARAPDGTDVGV; translated from the coding sequence GCCCGCCCGCCCGCCGGGGCCGCCGCGCCCGCCGACGCCGCCCCGGAGGCCACCCCGGCCGCTGCCCCCGACCTCACCGCAGACCCCACCGCGGACCTGGTGGCCGGCGACCCCGCGGGCCCGCTCGCGGGGATGCCCGGGCTGCTGGGCGTGGACCACGTCGGCGTCGCCGTGCCCGACCTCGAGGCCGCGGTGGAGTGGCACACCCGGGTGCTGGGCCTCGTGGTCGTCCACCGCGAGACCAACGACGAGCAGCAGGTCGAGGAGGCCATGCTCGCCGCGCCCGGCTCGCCGCCCGGCGCCGCCCAGGTGCAGCTGCTCGCCCCGACCGACCCGGGCTCGACGCTCGCCCGCTTCCTCACCAGGTCCGGCCCCGGCCTGCAGCAACTGGCCTACCGGGTGCAGGACGTGGTCGCGGCCGCGGCGCACCTGCGGGCGCACGGGGTCCGGGTGCTGTCGGAGGAGCCGCGGCGCGGCACCGCGGGCAGCCTGGTCGTGTTCGCCCACCCCAAGGACTGCGGCGGCGTCCTCGTGGAGCTCGTGCAGCCTGCGCGAGCACCGGACGGCACGGACGTCGGCGTCTAG